One stretch of Arachis hypogaea cultivar Tifrunner chromosome 20, arahy.Tifrunner.gnm2.J5K5, whole genome shotgun sequence DNA includes these proteins:
- the LOC140182924 gene encoding uncharacterized protein produces MEEGRIFQFLAGLNVELDEVRGRIIRRAILPSIGEVFADVRREETRRAVMMGKGKTEQTLESNALLVAPATLKSSSNQKHPSNLWCDHCNKPRHTRETCWKIHGKPAHLKGSKFGPKIRATPSAHEAEKSSLSKEQVEQLIRLLNSSSLSSTPSGSLAQTGNFNIPMSLNCTSNLNAPWIVDSGTSDHMTSLSPLFKTYSPSFENEKIRVADGSFSSIAGKGTIKLSKNIDLRNVLHDRTSGKMIGSAKMMDGLYHFEDISEDKKKFLQGESLSEGNFLHEPLPTPILHIEDTTFTDQTNSKIITKKDVEINSEIVPKLVGTQTEKEIPQSEKELRCYIRKYPKKNRDQPIISAPTQSENPEDGPTIVLEDLPGKSDIATSNNNLPIALRKETRTCTKKVLKTSTNHPISNYDSYQNLSQKHRAFTSKITNLFEPRNMEEVLDDPNWKLAVMEEWHALKKNETWEIVDLPQNTKLVGCRWVFNIKCNADGSIERYKARLVARGFTQTYGVDYRETFAPVSKLNSVRILLSLAANYNWPLH; encoded by the exons ATGGAAGAAGGGAGGATATTTCAATTTCTTGCAGGCCTCAATGTGGAGCTAGATGAAGTTCGTGGCAGAATTATTAGAAGAGCAATCCTACCCTCAATTGGAGAAGTTTTTGCTGACGTTAGAAGAGAGGAAACTCGTAGAGCTGTGATGATGGGAAAAGGCAAGACTGAACAGACTTTGGAGTCTAATGCACTCTTAGTGGCACCTGCTACACTTAAAAGTTCATCAAATCAGAAGCATCCCTCCAATCTTTGGTGTGACCACTGCAATAAACCTCGTCACACCCGAGAAACCTGCTGGAAGATTCATGGGAAACCAGCACATCTTAAAGGCAGCAAATTTGGTCCCAAAATACGTGCTACCCCAAGTGCTCATGAGGCTGAAAAATCATCCTTGAGTAAGGAACAGGTTGAGCAGCTCATAAGGCTGTTAAATTCCAGTTCTTTATCTAGTACTCCTAGTGGTTCTTTGGCTCAAACAGGTAATTTTAATATTCCTATGTCCCTTAACTGCACCTCAAACTTGAATGCACCATGGATTGTCGATTCAGGTACATCTGACCATATGACCAGTCTCTCTCCTTTATTTAAAACTTATTCTCCTTCTTTTGAAAATGAGAAAATTAGAGTTGCTGATGGTAGTTTTTCATCCATTGCTGGAAAAGGTACCATTAAGTTGTCCAAAAACATTGACCTAAGAAATGTCCTACAT GACCGGACCTCGGGGAAGATGATTGGCAGTGCTAAGATGATGGACGGGCTCTATCATTTTGAGGATATTTCGGAAGATAAA aaaaaatttCTTCAGGGGGAGAGTTTAAGTGAAGGAAATTTTTTGCATGAACCTTTACCCACTCCTATCTTACATATTGAGGATACAACTTTCACTGATCAaacaaattctaaaataattaccAAAAAAGATGTGGAAATCAATTCTGAAATTGTGCCAAAATTAGTTGGAACacaaacagaaaaagaaatacCACAATCAGAAAAGGAGCTTCGATGTTATATTCGGAAATATCCCAAGAAGAATAGAGACCAGCCCATCATCTCTGCACCAACCCAATCTGAAAACCCGGAAGACGGCCCAACTATAGTACTTGAGGATCTTCCAGGTAAATCTGATATTGCTACTTCTAATAATAATTTGCCAATAGCCCTTAGGAAAGAAACCAGAACCTGCACCAAAAAGGTACTCAAAACCAGCACCAACCATCCTATTTCCAATTATGACTCTTACCAAAATCTCTCTCAAAAACATCGAGCTTTTACTTCTAAAATTACAAATCTGTTTGAGCCTAGGAATATGGAGGAAGTACTAGATGATCCTAATTGGAAATTAGCAGTGATGGAAGAGTGGCATGCACTCAAGAAGAATGAAACTTGGGAGATTGTAGATCTTCCACAGAATACAAAATTGGTTGGCTGCAGGTGGGTTTTCAACATCAAGTGCAATGCTGATGGAAGCATAGAGAGGTATAAGGCTAGGTTAGTAGCTAGGGGATTTACACAAACCTATGGAGTAGATTATCGAGAGACATTTGCTCCAGTTTCTAAACTCAACTCTGTGCGGATTCTCTTATCTCTTGCTGCGAATTACAATTGGCCTTTACATTAA
- the LOC140182925 gene encoding uncharacterized protein, producing MYIRGRGKIGYLTGERSQPNVTDTQYNVWDTENSMVMTWLVNSMEEDISSNYMYYTTAKELWDSVKEMYSDLGNKSQIYELTLKAREIQQGSDNVTKYFHTLKQV from the coding sequence ATGTACATTCGTGGAAGAGGAAAAATTGGATATCTCACCGGTGAGCGAAGCCAGCCTAACGTCACTGACACACAATATAATGTGTGGGATACCGAAAATTCCATGGTGATGACATGGCTGGTGAACTCAATGGAGGAGGATATCAGTAGTAACTATATGTACTATACCACTGCCAAAGAATTGTGGGATAGTGTCAAGGAGATGTACTCTGATCTTGGGAATAAATCCCAGATTTATGAACTTACTCTAAAAGCTAGAGAAATTCAACAAGGGAGTGACAACGTCACCAAATATTTCCACACATTGAAGCAGGTGTGA